The Anopheles coluzzii chromosome 2, AcolN3, whole genome shotgun sequence genome window below encodes:
- the LOC120947310 gene encoding uncharacterized protein LOC120947310 isoform X4 — MFSCLWQLWDWIDPPTFTTMESKKLQQLQQANSHLAPMPQMKPPQQGGGGYQHGYDYGATGPAPGRSAMFPAQYQSYGQPHPSASSLRSPYSTGSPKSSLSTNSGALYGATDGADLSSASGAAQSGYHLHPAHHQQQQQQGLLHAQHQQYRSNTLGPGGSGSYGYDQQQQHQLYRVSSPSSGSGGERERLYQTAPLVRSAGGGGPGSSGVGTPHSVTSGSTAHNAPMSKLELQFQQLQREKIQQQIKTATEAIAHQQQTFALRQQLNPPVPNYHLKQNLLQNLSQHHQQQIQQQQQHHQQQQQQQQQQLQVHKHPQYPSQAQQQQQKQLAQQQKQQQMQKQQQQQMQHAMKQQQQQQQQQQQRYAANGGGSQHRNAPPSSLNLQNHCQPAANETDKIMRSHVPSYQGTLDSGAAGGAGGAYGEEGESLYLQRAGYQQHAGMANSPPGGAASEIIIQQNIPGQVVNQACQTQISSMVLAGSSNAAGQQQQMKSSPSDTLSSPSHDSSERKRSAGGQQHTLKSPVTRRPANAPVALAGWLYKQGSDGLKVWRRRWFVLSEYVLYYYKGQEEEKLLGTVLLPSYKVSACFPEDKIYRKFAFKCEHANMRTFVFAAESGESMSQWVRALTLATMMIQPAGAEQEESLSQQQQQQQQQQYSSGKAGGTGTELLSSDSSGGPQSHGSNDTMKLIQQASGNGSSSSSGGGGGGGVSALNDSMSMPQPLYANAPPKPRRVNDGGYSSPSPEHTMLHDRYDQMVQQQQQQMLATGGQFPPGAVGGGSGPPNGGMVLGSSRTPAALTAHAIYGDPKRIERDLYIQKLIEQQQQQQKLNASKQQQQQQQQQQQQGMQSSPMHGGGVLRSGGGAGTNPFLYPSNDRRTPDTYGPPNSAIDPKHMSDYEDIYNLTMLSKSLPANAMEAAAGGGGVAAGGTTYKRPSSPLRYEGNGAFPAYMGAAMYNAGQFEHQSPGAAGQHPQHAQMRARPIPPSIPRPHSADFLDYEARHPMNQAAGGVTDEPSPVHRTPRPKSSLDINRTPDHYYYSEASYAEKMRLQSASYLQRTNNPGAGASRKQRSDDMQGLFASGTMPRDGLYRSGSGKIMQLQASGQQGEDYPHGGSQSMPRPSATDHRTGGTGQGRPTVSSLKKQGTAQQQQEQFARSASARLPRKEEDSSLRDGERKREESMKRLLEWKQRMLQSPLTKKIASQHAATMASAESLNRGSNASVGGADRRNEDIYGLKADAEALLRGDYYASSYERQSVGDLTALGSVTAARKHGGSAVNIAQASSSAFGSQMKLNGDYNSYSSDDEASISVRNVFNLPKVALTVKPDPSDPAYLQAVAKGAGTPGSSYYEGMMMGAAAADYYASDKYIRPDISFESTHDLYTQAQLQRAQELNLQQHYQLQNIDRSLATMQDQQQLPQDASPQSPMAGRPDGPAHWSATPTTAGGATGNEPGGYMNGRMNRDASSERLDAKPLDVSAGDLLNRTHEELILLLIQLRRQNSQTARSIEQCCTNIHELQNLIRTAEGNRKADSLARLDALKQQLTELEKQYEKEKPLINLVDNMVKLGSLYRGPVGGKKQLQSPESATLDRLEFNQRMQERRLLQEEQRQWDRTSPNHVELQSKVQQLYQIDKLMQEESGTLQALQRDKENLEKALATLKTHVLNREGGNMPMAMDTARQQQHTLERELTRVHQLLAANSKKLEKTVSTNARLEQELLVLRQKLQASREHRSMHSVFDSASPMDNQYMPGSVTAVLESELKRAKLLVGDMQRQRQELGQAVRQLTSYSDNHEAQMMDRLQADEQQHMAHSQEQKRDQQQQQQQQSASAKHKRSYSSSWVETDLDSLAGKESSVSSASNHRALSSSASSVLTIDDEMQSLFLPSSRAKEPIEGAESLDDLYSAGGPLYNYGAGGMLNPADKQEIKTVRIVKRESERRMRDKEKNDRNLALSLDQVLEEEAQLMEDYQRSKSLPRGYETHELFVQGHESGSDGVGGSLDGNKLMSDYYSSVVASTNGNSYPVSLIDRQADLYTGNFDGGLQSKYLSNDGSRVSGVGSVSSYQSSYLGSVGSTGSTTGMSTSSLSGLKRKTESIQSLTHADAELDPVFQSEAAKQIINEMATGGNMTVGENSGDSSGSGETKATSSMKDDQQYQQQQRQQAQQNRQRRAVPKDKRRHHTAPHHVNAKSIELMHSENDMNKNNVNWRARDDVDLEVTIRPRSNAPDVVRSALGPREKISEHTIDKLLAAPSKILIPERYVPEQTPELSPEEKRRRQEKVEAIKKMLSDTPIGGGAGGSNEAGGLNPVPNAEKKQREHLIQLNQILAQQVMQMSKIVAEDSSAVLPSKIKRKCNAQFSTAANASGSSKPNDDRDHYESDLEDYDTDSPAEPLPLYQQRENYFT; from the exons ATGTTTAGCTGTCTTTGGCAATTATGGGATTG GATTGATCCACCCACGTTCACGACGATGGAGAGCAAaaagctgcagcagctgcagcaggccAACTCACACCTGGCGCCGATGCCGCAGATGAAGCCACCGCAGCAGGGCGGTGGCGGCTACCAGCACGGGTACGATTACGGCGCCACCGGACCTGCCCCGGGCCGGTCGGCCATGTTTCCCGCCCAGTACCAGAGCTACGGCCAGCCGCATCCGTCGGCATCGTCGCTCCGGTCCCCCTACTCGACCGGCAGTCCCAAATCTTCGCTCAGCACCAACAGCGGCGCACTGTACGGCGCCACGGACGGGGCTGACCTCTCGTCGGCCAGCGGGGCGGCCCAATCCGGGTATCACCTGCACCCGgcgcaccatcagcagcaacaacagcaaggtTTGCTGCACGCCCAGCATCAACAGTATCGCAGCAACACGCTCGGGCCCGGCGGCAGCGGTAGCTATGGATAcgatcagcaacagcaacatcagctGTACCGCGTTAGCTCCCCATCGAGCGGTAGTGGTGGAGAGCGGGAGCGGCTGTACCAGACCGCTCCGCTGGTACGGTctgctggcggtggcggcCCGGGCAGCAGTGGCGTCGGCACGCCCCACTCGGTGACCTCGGGCTCGACGGCCCACAACGCACCCATGTCCAAGCTGGAGCTGCAgttccagcagctgcagcgcgAGAAGATCCAGCAGCAGATCAAAACGGCCACGGAAGCGAtcgcgcaccagcagcaaacgtTCGCACTGCGGCAGCAGCTCAACCCGCCCGTGCCGAACTACCATCTCAAGCAGAACCTGCTCCAGAATCTGtcgcagcatcatcagcagcagattcagcagcagcagcagcaccatcagcagcagcaacagcagcagcagcaacagctgcaGGTACACAAACATCCACAATATCCTTCAcaagcgcagcagcagcagcagaagcagttagctcagcagcagaagcaacagcaaatgcaaaaacagcaacaacagcaaatgcAACACGCAatgaagcaacagcagcaacagcaacaacaacaacaacaacgatatGCAGCGAACGGCGGTGGTTCACAGCATCGAAACGCGCCACCATCGAGCTTGAATCTGCAGAACCACTGCCAGCCGGCGGCCAACGAAACTGACAAGATAATGCGCTCTCACGTCCCGTCGTACCAGGGCACGCTGGATTCCGGTGCCGCAGGAGGCGCCGGTGGTGCGTACGGAGAGGAGGGAGAATCGCTGTACCTGCAGCGAGCCGGCTATCAGCAGCATGCGGGGATGGCCAACTCGCCGCCCGGCGGTGCCGCTAGCGAAATTATCATTCAGCAGAACATTCCCGGGCAGGTGGTGAACCAAGCCTGCCAGACGCAGATCAGCTCGATGGTGCTGGCGGGCAGTAGTAACGCagccgggcagcagcagcagatgaaaTCCTCCCCCTCGGACACGCTGTCCAGCCCGTCGCACGATTCGAGCGAGCGGAAGCGCAGCGCGGGAGGCCAGCAGCATACGCTCAAGTCGCCCGTCACGCGGCGACCCGCCAACGCGCCCGTTGCGCTGGCCGGCTGGCTGTACAAGCAGGGCTCGGACGGGCTGAAGGTGTGGCGCCGGCGCTGGTTCGTCCTGTCCGAGTACGTGCTGTACTACTACAAGGggcaggaggaggagaagctgCTCGgcacggtgctgctgccgtcgtacaagGTGTCCGCCTGCTTCCCCGAGGACAAGATCTATCGCAAGTTTGCGTTCAAGTGCGAGCACGCCAACATGCGCACGTTCGTGTTTGCGGCGGAGAGCGGCGAATCGATGAGCCAGTGGGTGAGGGCGCTGACACTGGCCACGATGATGATACAGCCGGCGGGGGCGGAACAGGAGGAAAGTctctcccagcagcagcagcagcagcagcagcagcagtacagcaGTGGCAAAGCGGGCGGTACTGGGACGGAGCTGCTGTCGAGTGATTCGAGCGGTGGGCCTCAGTCGCACGGGTCAAACGATACGATGAAACTGATCCAGCAAGCGAGTGGGAatggcagtagcagcagcagtggtggtggtggtggtggaggtgtgtCTGCACTCAACGATAGCATGTCCATGCCGCAACCGCTGTACGCCAATGCTCCACCGAAGCCGAGACGCGTCAACGATGGCGGCTACTCTTCGCCCAGCCCCGAACATACGATGCTGCACGATCGGTACGATCAaatggtgcagcagcagcagcagcagatgcttGCCACCGGAGGACAATTCCCCCCGGGGGCAGTGGGGGGTGGTTCGGGCCCGCCGAACGGGGGCATGGTACTCGGTAGCAGTCGAACGCCGGCCGCACTAACGGCCCATGCGATCTACGGCGATCCGAAGCGAATCGAACGCGACCTGTACATTCAGAAGCtgatcgagcagcagcagcagcagcagaaattGAACGCTTccaagcagcaacagcagcagcaacaacaacagcaacagcagggaATGCAGTCCTCTCCCATGCACGGTGGTGGGGTACTGCGTAGCGGTGGCGGTGCCGGAACGAATCCCTTCCTGTACCCCAGCAACGATCGCCGGACGCCGGACACGTACGGGCCGCCCAATTCGGCAATCGATCCCAAGCACATGTCCGACTATGAGGACATCTACAACCTAACGATGCTGTCCAAGTCGCTGCCGGCGAACGCGATGGAAGCGGCGGCAGGAGGAGGGGGTGTGGCAGCCGGCGGGACAACCTACAAACGGCCGTCCAGCCCGCTGCGCTACGAAGGCAATGGAGCGTTTCCGGCGTACATGGGCGCCGCAATGTACAATGCCGGCCAATTTGAG CATCAGTCACCGGGAGCTGCCGGTCAACATCCCCAGCACGCCCAGATGCGTGCACGACCCATTCCACCGAGCATTCCGCGGCCACATTCTGCAGACTTTCTGGACTACGAAGCGCGCCATCCAATGAACCAAGCAGCCGGCGGTGTGACCGATGAGCCAAGCCCTGTCCATCGCACCCCACGGCCCAAATCGAGCCTAGACATCAACCGAACGCCCGATCACTACTACTATTCCGAGGCCAGCTATGCCGAGAAGATGCGCCTGCAAAGCGCTTCCTACCTGCAGCGGACAAACAACCCGGGAGCTGGGGCGTCGCGCAAACAACGATCCGATGATATGCAAG GATTGTTTGCCAGCGGTACGATGCCCCGGGATGGACTGTACCGGAGCGGCAGTGGTAAAATCATGCAGCTGCAAGCATCTGGCCAACAGGGTGAAGATTATCCGCACGGTGGCTCGCAAAGTATGCCCCGGCCGTCCGCTACCGACCATCGGACCGGTGGCACCGGTCAGGGCCGTCCCACCGTCAGCAGCTTAAAGAAGCAGGGcaccgcccagcagcagcaggaacagtttGCCCGTTCGGCGAGTGCTCGGTTGCCCCGCAAGGAGGAAGACTCGTCGCTGCGAGACGGCGAACGCAAGCGGGAAGAATCCATGAAGCGACTGCTCGAGTGGAAGCAGCGCATGCTGCAATCGCCGCTGACGAAGAAAATCGCCAGCCAGCACGCGGCAACGATGGCATCGGCCGAATCGCTCAATCGTGGCTCCAATGCAAGCGTTGGTGGTGCCGATCGACGCAACGAGGACATCTACGGTCTGAAGGCAGACGCTGAGGCGCTACTGCGCGGGGACTACTACGCATCGAGCTACGAACGCCAGTCGGTGGGTGATCTGACGGCCCTAGGCTCGGTGACGGCCGCCAGAAAGCATGGGGGCAGTGCGGTCAACATTGCGCAAGCGTCCTCGTCGGCGTTCGGCAGCCAGATGAAGCTGAACGGTGACTACAACAGCTACTCGTCGGACGATGAAG CCTCGATATCGGTGCGGAATGTGTTCAACCTTCCGAAGGTCGCGCTAACGGTCAAGCCGGACCCATCCGATCCCGCCTACCTGCAGGCAGTGGCAAAGGGAGCGGGAACGCCCGGAAGCAGCTACTACGAGGGCATGATGATGggcgctgctgccgctgacTATTACGCTAGCGACAAGTACATTCGGCCCGACATAAGCTTCGAGTCGACGCACGACCTGTACACCCAGGCCCAGCTGCAGCGTGCCCAGGAGCTGAACCTTCAGCAGCACTATCAGCTACAAAACATCGACCGAAGCTTGGCAACGATGcaggaccagcagcagctgccgcAGGACGCTTCCCCGCAATCGCCCATGGCAGGTAGGCCCGATGGGCCGGCGCACTGGTCGGCGACCCCTACTACGGCAGGTGGTGCTACTGGCAACGAGCCGGGCGGATATATGAACGGTCGTATGAACAGGGATGCCTCGAGTGAACGATTGGATGCGAAG CCGTTGGATGTGTCTGCTGGTGATCTGCTAAACCGGACGCACGAAGAGTTGATACTGCTGTTGATTCAGTTGCGACGACAGAACAGTCAAACAGCGCGATCGATCGAACAGTGCTGCACGAACATTCATGAATTACag AACCTTATCCGCACCGCTGAGGGAAACCGGAAGGCGGACAGTTTAGCCCGCCTGGATGCGCTCAAGCAACAGCTAACGGAGCTGGAAAAGCAGTACGAAAAGGAGAAACCCTTGATCAATCTGGTCGACAACATGGTCAAGCTGGGCAGTCTGTACCGTGGTCCGGTCGGTGGCAAGAAGCAACTCCAATCGCCCGAATCGGCCACGCTCGATCGCTTGGAGTTCAATCAGCGCATGCAGGAGCGCCGTTTGCTGCAGGAAGAGCAGCGTCAGTGGGATCGTACCAGCCCGAACCACGTGGAGCTACAG TCGAAGGTGCAGCAGCTATACCAGATCGATAAACTAATGCAGGAAGAATCCGGCACACTGCAAGCGCTGCAGCGTGATAAGGAAAATTTGGAAAAAGCGCTCGCGACACTGAAGACGCACGTTTTGAATCGGGAAGGTGGAAACATGCCGATGGCGATGGATACcgcccggcagcagcagcatacgcTGGAGCGTGAGCTGACAAGGGTGCATCAGTTGCTGGCAGCTAATTCGAAG AAACTGGAGAAGACCGTCTCAACGAACGCTCGGCTGGAGCAGGAGCTGCTGGTACTGCGTCAGAAGCTGCAAGCTTCCCGTGAGCATCGTTCGATGCATTCGGTGTTTGATTCAGCCTCACCGATGGATAACCAGTACATGCCCGGTTCGGTGACCGCAGTGCTCGAGTCGGAGCTGAAGCGCGCGAAATTGCTGGTCGGTGACATGCAACGCCAGCGCCAGGAGCTCGGTCAAGCCGTGCGTCAGCTGACCTCTTACAGCGATAATCACGAGGCGCAAATGATGGATCGCCTGCAGGCCGATGAGCAACAGCACATGGCGCATTCGCAGGAACAAAAAcgcgaccagcagcagcagcagcagcaacaatcggCTAGCGCAAAGCACAAGCGTAGCTATTCTTCGTCCTGGGTAGAGACGGATCTCGATTCGTTGGCGGGCAAAGAATCATCCGTCTCGTCCGCCAGCAACCATCGCGCCCTGTCGTCCTCAGCATCGAGCGTGCTGACGATCGATGACGAAATGCAAAGCCTGTTCCTTCCGAGCAGCCGCGCTAAGGAGCCCATCGAAGGTGCGGAATCGTTGGACGATCTGTACTCGGCCGGGGGACCTTTGTACAACTACGGTGCCGGCGGTATGCTGAATCCAGCCGATAAGCAGGAAATTAAAACGGTTCGCATCGTGAAGCGCGAATCCGAGCGACGGATGCGAGACAAGGAAAAGAACGATCGCAATCTGGCCCTCAGCCTCGATCAGGTGCTGGAGGAGGAGGCACAGCTGATGGAAGATTACCAGCGCTCCAAATCGCTGCCCAGAGGGTACGAAACGCATGAGCTGTTTGTGCAGGGTCACGAATCGGGCAGTGATGGTGTTGGCGGCTCGCTCGACGGAAACAAGCTGATGAGCGATTATTACAGCAGCGTCGTCGCTTCGACGAACGGAAACAGCTACCCTGTTTCGCTGATCGATCGCCAGGCCGATCTTTACACGGGTAACTTTGACGGTGGGTTGCAATCGAAGTACCTCAGCAACGATGGCAGTCGAGTGTCGGGCGTTGGGAGCGTTTCGTCGTACCAGTCTAGCTATCTCGGCAGCGTCGGAAGCACCGGCAGCACGACCGGAATGTCCACCAGCTCGCTGAGCGGGCTGAAACGCAAGACGGAATCGATACAAAGCCTCACGCATGCCGATGCGGAGCTGGATCCCGTGTTCCAGAGTGAGGCGGCGAAGCAGATCATCAACGAAATGGCAACGGGCGGGAACATGACCGTTGGCGAGAATAGCGGTGACTCGTCGGGAAGTGGCGAGACCAAAGCGACCTCGAGCATGAAAGACGACcagcagtaccagcagcagcaacgccagCAAGCTCAGCAAAACCGACAGCGCCGAGCCGTTCCGAAGGATAAGCGTCGGCATCACACGGCGCCCCATCACGTCAATGCAAAGTCCATCGAGTTGATGCACAGCGAAAATGatatgaacaaaaat AATGTCAACTGGAGAGCGCGTGATGACGTCGACCTGGAGGTCACGATACGGCCCCGCTCGAACGCACCGGACGTGGTACGGTCCGCCCTTGGGCCGCGGGAAAAAATCTCCGAACACACCATCGATAAGCTGCTGGCCGCACCGAGCAAGATCCTCATCCCCGAACGCTACGTACCTGAGCAGACGCCGGAACTGTCGCCGGAGGAGAAGCGGCGCCGGCAGGAGAAGGTGGAAGCGATCAAGAAAATGCTCTCCGACACCCCGATTGGCGGCGGTGCCGGTGGTAGTAAT GAGGCCGGTGGACTGAATCCAGTGCCGAACGCGGAAAAGAAACAGCGTGAACATCTCATCCAGCTCAATCAAATCCTCGCTCAGCAGGTGATGCAAATGAGCAAAATTGTCGCAG AAGACTCGTCGGCCGTACTGCCCTCCAAGATAAAACGCAAATGCAACGCACAGTTTAGTACTGCGGCAAACGCATCGGGAAGCAGCAAACCGAACGACGACCGAGATCACTATGAATCGGACCTGGAAGACTACGACACGGACTCGCCGGCGGAACCACTTCCGCTGTATCAGCAGCGTGAAAACTATTTCACCTAA